The segment TGGGGCTGAACCTGCTGGACCTGCTGGCCTACCTGCCGCGCGCCGGCGCCCAGGCCCGCGAGCGCCTGACCACGGTGATCGAGGAAGTGGGCGCGCACTACGCCGCCTGCCTGCGCGCCGGCGAGCGCCTGCACGCCCCGGCCGCGCTGCTGCGCAACATGGAGCGCGCGCGCCTGGCGCTGAACCTGGATGAACTCTACGAACGCGGCGACGCCCGCACCCACCTGCTGCATGCCCTGGCGGGCCTGCGCCTGGCGCTGCTGCCGGGGGTGGAGGTGATGCTCGAGCCTGCCGAACAAACGCAACTGCCCCCCGGCCTGGACGGAGCGCCCCTGTGATCGGTGAACTGGATATCAGCGGGGTGTTCCTGCCCACGCTGCTGGTGATGATGTTTGGCACCTACCTGTTGTTCCTGGGGGTGCACGCGGTGCTGGTGCGCCTGCATTTCTACCGCCTGGTCTGGCACCGGGCGCTGTTCAACGTTGCCCTGTATGCCGTGCTGCTGGGCGCGGTCGACCACTTTTGCCGAAGCCTGATGCTGCCATGAAAAAACCTTTGCTGACCTTGGGCCGCGCGGTCCTGACCTTGCTGGTAGTGACCCTGGCCACCGTGCTCGTGTGGCAGATGGTGGTGTACTACATGTTCGCCCCCTGGACCCGCGACGGGCACATTCGCGCCGACGTGATCCAGATTGCCCCGGATGTGTCCGGGCTGATCCAGCAGGTTGAGGTGCGCGACAACCAGACCGTCAAACGCGGCGACGTGCTGTTCACCATCGACCAGGACCGCTTCACCCTGGCCCTGCGCCAGGCCAAGGCGACCCTCGGCGAGCGCCAGGAAACCCTGGCCCAGGCCAGCCGAGAGGCGCAGCGCAACCGCAAGCTGGGTAACCTGGTGGCGGCCGAGCAGTTGGAAGAGAGCCAGTCCCGCGAGGCACGCGCGCGTTCGGCGGTCAGCGAGGCCCAGGTGGCGGTGGACACCGCGCAGTTGAACCTCGACCGCTCGGTGGTGCGCAGCCCGGTGGACGGCTACCTCAACGACCGCGCCCCGCGTAACCACGAATTCGTCAACGCCGGGCGGCCGGTGCTGTCGGTGGTCGACAGCGCCTCGTACCACGTCGATGGCTACTTCGAGGAAACCAAGCTGGGCGGCATCAACGTCGGCGATGCCGTGGACATTCGCGTGATGGGCGACAACACCCGCCTGCGCGGCCATGTGCAGAGCCTGGCCGCCGGCATCGAAGACCGCGACCGCAGCAGCGGCGCCAACCTGCTGCCCAACGTCAACCCGGCGTTCAGCTGGGTGCGCCTGGCCCAGCGTATTCCGGTGCGCATCGCCTTCGACGAGGTGCCGCAGGACTTTCGCATGATCGCCGGGCGCACTGCGACGGTGTCGATCATCGAGGGCCAGCGCCCATGAAACAGCTGATCCTGGCCGGGCTGTGCCTGTCTTTGGGGGCCTGCATGATGGTCGGCCCCGACTATGAGGTGCCCAAGGATGCGGCGCTGCAACGCAGCGACCTCAACGGCCCGCTGCGCCAGGATGCAGGCAGCGTGGTGTCGGCGCCGGTGCCCGAGGACTGGTGGCAGCTGTACCAGGATCAACGCCTCAACGCATTGGTACGCCAGGCCTTGAGCGCCAACACCGAGCTGCGCGTGGCTGCCGCCAACATCGCCCGGGCCCGGGCCCAGGTCGAGGTGGCCGAGTCCCAGGGCGGTTTCAACGGTGGCTTCAAGGCCGGTGCCCAGCGTTTGCAGGAGTCCGGCGAAGCCTTCCTGCTGCCGGAGAAAGTGCCGGTGGCCAATATCGGCGAGGCGATTTTCAGCGCTTCGTACCAGTTTGACCTGTGGGGCACCTTCAAGCGCGGCACCGAGGCTGCCAAGGCCAACGCCGATGCGGTGCAGGCGGCGGCTGACACGGCGCGCATCACCCTGGTGGCGGATGTGGTCAAGGCCTACACCCAGGTGTGCTCGGCCAACGAGGAGTACCACATTGCCCATGAGTCGCTCGACCTGCAGCAGCAGAGCGTGCAACTGACCCAGCGCCTGCGCGATGCCGGGCGTGGCGACGACACCCAGGTGACCCGTTCGCAGACCCAGTTCAAGTCGTTGCGCGCCGAGCTGCCGCGCTTCAAGGCCGAGCGTGAGGCCGGGCTGTACACCCTGGCGGCGTTGCTGGCAAAGCCTGTGGAGCAACTGCCTGCCGGTACCGCCGACTGCGCCGAGCTGCCCCAGCTTGCGCAACTGGTACCTGTGGGTGACGGCGCTGCGCTGCTCAAGCGCCGCCCCGACGTGCGCCAGGCCGAGCGCCAGCTGGCGGTTGCGACCGCGGAAATTGGCGTGGCCACCGGCGCGCTGTACCCGGACATCAGCATCGGCGCCCAGGTGGGCACCATCGGTATCCTCGAGAACCTTGGCCAGGCGTCGACCAACCGTTGGGGCATTGGCCCGCAGATCAGCTGGAGCATCCCCACCAACGGCACCCGGGCACGCATTCGCATGGCCGAGGCCTCGACCCAGGCGGCGCTGGCGCATTTTGACGGGGTGGTGTTGAACGCCATTCGCGAGACCCAGACGCGGTTGGCCCAGTACAGCGCTTTGCTGGACCGGCGGGATGCGCTGGCCGAGGCCGAGCGCTCGGCGAAGGAATCGGCGGACCAGACGCATTTGCGCTACCAGGTGGGGCGCGAGTCGTTTTTGGCGGACTTGCAGGCGACGCGGACCTATACCGATGTGCGGGCGCAGTTGGCGGCGGCGAACAGCCAGGTGGCCATGGGGCAGATCGGGGTGTTTCTGGCGTTGGGTGGGGGGTGGAAGGGAGAGTTGCGTAAACCTTGATGGTTGCGTCAACTTCAATGAGAGCAAACGAAATGCAGAATTAATTGGATCGCAAGCGTATGGCTAGCTGCGAAAGCAATTCAGCAGGCGAGGCTTCTTGATAGTTTTCCTTTTGCATAAGAAGCTGACCAAAAGCAAGAGTATCATTGTCATAGTTTATTCTTGATAGCTCGTTAGGAGTGAGAGGAGCCTTATTGTTAGCATAAGCCAATGCAAAAGCAGCCGCCCCTTCTTGTCCATTGCGATAGAGGTGCACGCCCATCTCGAAAAATCGCCCACGTGCTGAGTCAAGAATAGATCCAGGGGCCGCTTGGTAAGTGTCATCAGGATAAAGATTTCTGGCTATAGTATAAATGTCTGTCAGGTATTCAACCCTACGCTTGAATACTTCTGGAGATGTCGGGCTCCAGTGAGGTTGAACGTCGTGCCGCAGGCTGGACAGTGCGGTCTGAGATGGATGCGAAGAGCGTGACTGAAGGATTGGAGCTCTTGGTTTAAGCTGCGGTGTCTTGAAGACGGGTTTTTCCATGTGACCGCTTGGGTCGGTCTTGTTGATGGGGTCCCCTGAACAATATGCATAGGCGTTGAGTCCCCCTGCACCAAAAGGGCTCATGTTGTCAGGTAAATTAAAACGTCTCAGTACTGTGTTTAACAAGCGATAGCCATTACCTAAGAAGTAGCCGCCTGTTATCGGCTCGCGCCATTCGCTATTGAACATTAAAGTCTGCATTACTGACAGGTGTGCCGGAGCGTCGCCATAAGCTGTGTAACTCAGCACCTGAACCCGATCACTGCTTGACCGGGCTTGCAGCACGGAGCCTGGTTCATTGGTAGCCATCAACAGTGATTCGACGCCTTGGGCTGTCGTCCTGTATTCGGCGTGCGCGATATTTGCGGTGTGCAGTAGCGAAGAGCTGATGCCATCGTTAATCAGCGTGTGAAGCTTTTTGCCTTGATAAAAGAGTCGAGTGGCCATGCTGTCGTTGATCCTGGAGAGGGCGGCATTGACCTGACTATCAATAAATTGCTGTGGGGCGACAACTGACAGAATTGTCAGGTGCTCATCTAATGCCAAAGCCCTGTGCAGGCATTCGAGGGCCAATCGCCGGCAAGCCGGCTCCTACAGGTAAAGCGCAGGCCTGAGGCTTATGTGATCCATGTGGGAGCGGGCTTGGCCCGCTCCCGCGAATAGAGGCCTGGCTTAGGGTTGCATCAAGGCATGCAGGTGCCTGGCTGGAGGTGGCATCAGGGCATGCAAGTGCTCGCCACAAACCTTGCGGCGCCTATGAGATCGAGCGCCGCCCGCGCGGCGCATCGCGACACAAGGCCGCTCCCACATCTGTTTCGGGCCAATGAGTCCTGTGAAAGTACCGCTGCCCGCCTTGGCGCATGTCTTGAGGCTTGTGGTGCAGCATTGGCGACCACACTGCAACCGCGTCGTACCAACAAGGCGAACCAGGTGATGGCACAGGAAAGACTGGCCCGAAACAAATGTGGGAGCGGGCTTGCCCGCGAAGCGCCGCGCGGGCGGCGCTCGATCTCATAGGCGCCGGAGAATCCTCGGCGAACACCTGGTGGCCGTGATGCGGTCCAGCGACAGGCCCTACCAGCCTCACAAATTTCGTCGATCCCCCCAAAAAACCGTACGAAATTTCCGAGCTTGAAACCAAATCCTACAGATCCTAATGGTTTAGGACCTATCCTACGCACCTTGCGGAAGTTTCGATGTTGTCGGGGAAATGCCTCAGGAATAACGTCCTCGGGTCGCTTTTGGCGATCGGGATTGAGACCCCCGGCAACATGAGAATTACACCGCTTATGGCGGTCGTACGCGGGCAGGCTTCGGCCTGATCGGGTTTCTCATGTGGCCCGGGTCTCACACCTGCGTACGACTGCCACCCAACTCAGTGAGACGAGGAGGAAGGTAGTTCCTTAAGGTCCACGTGAGGCTTCATCAATGAAAAAACTCGTCCCCGACCCACCCCGCACCCCCACCCCCTTCTTCTCCATCCAAAGCCACCTCCTGCCCGCCGACGCCCTGGCCCACGCCAGCGAGCTGCTGCGCGGCATCAGCGAAACCCTCGACGAACACTGCCGCCTGCACGCCGGCGAACCCGGCCTGAACATGCTGGCCAACGCCGCCCACAGCACCGACATGGCCCGGGCCCTGGTGGAACATGCACTGGCGCGCCTGGACGCGGCGCAGGGGGTTGGCGCATGAGCGAGGTAACCAACACCTTCACCACCGTCGGCAGCGAAACCTGCCTGGATATGTTCCGGGTGCAGCCGGGTATCCCCCTGGAGCGGGTACTGGGCGAAATTGCGGTATTGCTGGGGTGCATCCGCCACCTGTCCACCGAGGCAGAGATGGAAGGCGACCTGCTGGCGGGGAGTGCGGCGCGGATCTTGAGCGACATGGCCAAGGCGCTGGCCAATGACCTGGAGCGGGGGATGAATCGGGCGGGGCGGTAGCCTTTGCAGGCAGCGCTGTACCTGTGGGGAGCGGCCTTGTCGGGGCGCCGTCCGGTCGAGATGGGGCGCGAAGCGGCCCCAGGATTTCGGCATCATGCAAGATCGTCGGGGGCTGCTTCGCAGCCCATCGCGGCACAAGGCCGCTTCCCACGGGACCGCGTAGCCTGCAAACCTGCGCTGTACCTGTAGGAGCCGGCAAGCCGGCTCCTACAGGGGCCCCAAGGCTGCAGGAGCAGGGGCCTTAGTTCAACACCCGCGCCGGCTCATCCGGTGGCAGGTTGTTCTGCCCGCGTGGGCGGCCTGGCTTGCCGGCCACCGGGCCGCCAAGCTGCTCGGCCATCTGCTGCGCCACATCTTCACCCAGCGCCTTGGACACATCACGCACCACCCGTGGGCGGTTCAGTGTCACCCGGCGATCACGGCCGTTCACCAGCTTGGTGTCCTGGCCCTCACCCATGGCGGTGAACGCCGAGGTGATCTCGTAGGTGCGGGTGTTGATCAGGCTGAAGTCGGCCACCACGGTCAGGCCCAGCACCGCCGAATAGCTGTTGGTGTGGTCCAGCGCGTTGATGTCCTGCTGGAAGTCGATGTCCGACAGGGTGCCGAACAGCACGTAGTCGGCACCCGGGAACGCGCCGTTCTTGATGCGGCGGATCACGTCGTACACGTCTTCCTTGGAGCTGGCGGTATAAGGGCGGGCCTGGACCAGCTGGAACATGCCGGTCTTGAGGATTTCACCCTTGATGTCGCCACCGAACTTGCGCAGCTCGGTCTGCTCGATGTAGCTGTTCAGGCTTTCGTACTCGCTGTAGCTGGCCTGGGCGCTGCCGTGGTACATGCTCGACTGGGCACTGCTCTGGGCGTTGACGGTGTGGATGTACTCCTGCACCTGGGCCTCGTAGGCCAGGTCGGTCACCGCCACCTTGGGGGCCGCCTGGGCGCCGAACGCGCAGGCCAGGCCAATCACTGCCATCCATGCACGCATTGGTCAGCGCTCCGTGGTCTTGCGGATTTCTTTTTCGTCCATCCACTCGGCCAGGCCGCTTTCGACGTCGATCAGCTGCAGGCTGAACTTGTAGAACACGTCCTTGTAGTCGCTGCTGCGCTTGACGATCGAGCTGATCGAGCCTTCCAGGCGGTACTTGGCGGCAATCATGTTGCCGGTCTTGGCCACGGTGTTCTTCTTGTACAGGCCGCTCTGGTTCTGCAGCTTGAGCTGGTCGACCTGGCTCTGCATGGCGTTGTTGTCGCTGGCAAAGCGGGCTACGCCGCTCTTCATCAGCTGGGTCTTGATCGAGGTGGTGATTTCGCGGGTATCGATGTACTCGCTGGTCTTGTTCTTCACGTCGTACACCTGCACCACCGGGCGGCCGCTGAGCACGCCGGACTGGGCCAGGGAGCGGGTCATGCTTTCGGCGATCATCTGCAGGTCGGTGGAGCCGAACTCGTTGGTCACAAGCTCAACGGCCTTGCTGTCGCCGTAGCTGATGTTCTTGCCGCCGAGTACCGGCGATGGGGTGCTGCAGCCGCTGACCAGGGCGATGGCGATGGCGGCGAGGGAAAGGCGTGCAAACATGGAAGGTGCTCCTGAAAATTTTTACCGGGTGTGGACTTCGAGGCGGAAGTCGGTGGCTTGCGGCGTTGGCGCAATGGCCGGCAGGAACTTGGCCTGCTTGCCGTACAGCGGCAGGGCCTTCCAGCTTTCTTCGTCACCCACCGGGAAACCGTCGTCGCCCAGCCAGGCGAAGCGGTAGAACAGGGTCTGGTTGCTGCGGCTGCTGTTGTTCAGCGCCACGTTGACGGTGAGAAAGCCGTTTTCGCGGGCGACCCGCATCTGGCCGATCTCGATGTCGTCCAGCTGGCCCATGGTCACCACCTTGCTGGCGGCGCTGCCCGGAGCGGGCGGGGGCGGGGTGGCGCAGCCGGCCAGAAGGGCGGCTGCAGCCAGGGCGAGGCATGTTCTGCGCATGTTCAGTCCTTGAAAGTCATTTGAGTGCGGCAACGGCCTGGGCCGGGGCCTGTGGAGCGATTACCTGCACGGCTGGGCCGCCGGCGAACACCTGGTTGCCGACCACCCGCAGGCTGACCACCTGGTAGGGGCGGTCGATCTTCACCTTGACCTGGGTGCCGCCCAGGGCCGACGGCACGCTCAGCTGGTGCTCGCCGGGCGCCAGGCGCAGGCGCGCGACCAGGGTCTGGTCGGGCAGGGTGCGCCAGGTGCGGGTGTCGGCACCTTCAACCACCGCCGAGGCCAGGCCTACTACCAGGCCGGCCATGGGGTTGGCCTTGTTCAGGTTCTTCTGCGCCACGCCACGGGTGATGCCGCGCACGCTGGTGCGCAGGATGATGCCCGGCATGTCGTCGCGCAGCGCCCGGCGCGACATGGCGCTGGTGCTGTTGAGCGAGGTCAGGGCCAGGGCCTTGTCGCCCAGGCGCACTTCGTTGACGGCGGCGGTGGAGGTGTCGTCACGCATGATCGGGAACGACAGCGGCACGATCACCAGTTCGTTCTCGATCGGCAGCGGCAGGGGAATGCGAATGGAGTCGCGGGCCGGCGCCAGGCCGCTTTGCACCACCACCAGCACATCGCTTTCGCCGGGCTTGGCGCTGTTCTTGTCGAGGTTCAGCAGGGCCTGGTCGAGCAGCGGGGTGTTCGGGCGCAGCTCGGCGGCTTTGCGGTAGCCCGGCGCGGCCAGGCCTTTTTCGCCCAGCGCTTCGTAGACGAAGCCCGACAGGTAGTGGCTGAAGGCGCTCTGGTAGCTGTTTTTCAGGTTGACCACATCCGGGGCGTCGAGGCTGGCGACCGGGTAACCCTGCAGGTCCTTGTACTCGGTCTTGATGCCTTCTTTTTCGGCTTCTTCCTCGCGCTTGAGGTATTCCTTGTCGCGCAGCTCGGCGATCACCGCCTCGCGCTCGTGGGTCTTCTTGATTTCGCTGCGGGCACCGTCGAAGTCGTTCTGCGCCAGCAGGTTCAGGGCCATTTGCGTGGTCAGCATGACCTTTTCGTAGTCATAGCCTTCGTAGCGGCGCACCTTGTCGTTGACCAGGTAGCTGCCGAACTGGCTGAGGTACTTGGCGGTGTCGAGCTTGACCGAGTCCTCCCACTGCAGCACCACGCTGTCGGCCGAGCGCCAGGCGTCCTGGCTGCCTTGCAGGTCGCCCTTGGAGCGCAGCAGTTCGCCTTTTTCGAAGTAGTAGAGCAGGTCTTTCTGCTCGCCCTTGTTGTTGCTTTCGAGCACGGCCAGGGCGGCGTCGACGTTGCCGGCGGCCAGTTGCTGGTTGGTTTCCTGCAGTTCGCTGTCGTAACTGCGGAACACCGAGCAGCCGGTCAGCTGCACGGCGGCGACCAGGGTCGCCAGGGTGAGGGCACGGGATACCATCGGACTTCTTCAATCCCTGAATCGGTGAGGGCCACGGGGGGGGCGGGGCGGCAGTCCCTCTGGTTATTACCAGATCCTCTCAATGGAGGCGCCTTGATTGCCATTGGCTATTATGGCGGCGCGGATTATACCCAAAGTACTAGCGCAGTGATGGCCAATTGCTTTGTTTTTTGCAAGCCTTGCCATCAGACGAATGTTTCCCGACGAACGGTTTTCAATGGCAAATTTGTCGCAGAATTTTTCATGAAATCTGCCCGCCAGCCTTGAGTGGCAATGAGTGGAAGTGAACAATGTTCTCTTTCGTATTCCCAACGAGACTGGCCATGAATTCCCGTTCCCGTCTGCTCGCCTGGCTGCCTGCTGTTGTGCTGGGCCCGGTGCTGGCACTGTGCAGTACCCTGGCGCTGGCCGAAGCGCCCGCCGAGGCCACCAAGGCCCTGCACCTGCTGGACTACATCGGTGCCGACTACCCGCCGACTGTGCAGGCCGGCAAGGTGCTGGACGACGGCGAATACCGCGAGCAGCTGGAGTTCAGCGGGGTGCTGGCCGAACTGGTCAAGGGCTTGCCTGCCCACCCCGAGCAGCCGGCGCTGGCGCAAGAGGTGCAACGCCTGCACCAGGCCATCGAACAGCGCCAGGACGGTGCCGCGGTAGCCCGCCAGGCCCGCCAGCTGGGGGCTCGCCTGGCGGTGGCCTACGAGGTCAGCCAGGCCCCGGTGATTACCCCGGACCCGGCCCGCGGCGCGTCGTTGTATGCGCAAAACTGCTCGATCTGCCACGGCGACACCGGCCTTGGCGACGGCCCGGCGGGCGTCGGCCTGGAACCGGCACCGGCCAACCTGCGCGACGTTGCGCGGCTCGACCAGCTGAGCCTGTACGACCTGTACAACACCTTGGGCCTGGGCATCGACGGCACCGAGATGCCGTCGTTCGCCGACCAGCTCGACGAGCGTCAGCGCTGGGACGTGGCAGCTTATATAGCAAGCTTTACTGCCGACCCGCAGGCGGCCAAGGGCGACAAGGCCTGGAACATTGCCGACCTGGCCCGCCAGGCCCCGGCGGAAATCGCCGCCAGCGAAGGCGCCGCTGCCGTGCCGGCGTTCCGCGCCCAGCGCGCGCAGCCGCCGCAGGCCAAGCGCGGCCCGG is part of the Pseudomonas fakonensis genome and harbors:
- a CDS encoding penicillin-binding protein activator LpoB: MRAWMAVIGLACAFGAQAAPKVAVTDLAYEAQVQEYIHTVNAQSSAQSSMYHGSAQASYSEYESLNSYIEQTELRKFGGDIKGEILKTGMFQLVQARPYTASSKEDVYDVIRRIKNGAFPGADYVLFGTLSDIDFQQDINALDHTNSYSAVLGLTVVADFSLINTRTYEITSAFTAMGEGQDTKLVNGRDRRVTLNRPRVVRDVSKALGEDVAQQMAEQLGGPVAGKPGRPRGQNNLPPDEPARVLN
- a CDS encoding efflux transporter outer membrane subunit, translated to MKQLILAGLCLSLGACMMVGPDYEVPKDAALQRSDLNGPLRQDAGSVVSAPVPEDWWQLYQDQRLNALVRQALSANTELRVAAANIARARAQVEVAESQGGFNGGFKAGAQRLQESGEAFLLPEKVPVANIGEAIFSASYQFDLWGTFKRGTEAAKANADAVQAAADTARITLVADVVKAYTQVCSANEEYHIAHESLDLQQQSVQLTQRLRDAGRGDDTQVTRSQTQFKSLRAELPRFKAEREAGLYTLAALLAKPVEQLPAGTADCAELPQLAQLVPVGDGAALLKRRPDVRQAERQLAVATAEIGVATGALYPDISIGAQVGTIGILENLGQASTNRWGIGPQISWSIPTNGTRARIRMAEASTQAALAHFDGVVLNAIRETQTRLAQYSALLDRRDALAEAERSAKESADQTHLRYQVGRESFLADLQATRTYTDVRAQLAAANSQVAMGQIGVFLALGGGWKGELRKP
- a CDS encoding DUF1656 domain-containing protein; translated protein: MIGELDISGVFLPTLLVMMFGTYLLFLGVHAVLVRLHFYRLVWHRALFNVALYAVLLGAVDHFCRSLMLP
- a CDS encoding DUF3077 domain-containing protein, whose amino-acid sequence is MSEVTNTFTTVGSETCLDMFRVQPGIPLERVLGEIAVLLGCIRHLSTEAEMEGDLLAGSAARILSDMAKALANDLERGMNRAGR
- the lpoB gene encoding penicillin-binding protein activator LpoB, whose amino-acid sequence is MFARLSLAAIAIALVSGCSTPSPVLGGKNISYGDSKAVELVTNEFGSTDLQMIAESMTRSLAQSGVLSGRPVVQVYDVKNKTSEYIDTREITTSIKTQLMKSGVARFASDNNAMQSQVDQLKLQNQSGLYKKNTVAKTGNMIAAKYRLEGSISSIVKRSSDYKDVFYKFSLQLIDVESGLAEWMDEKEIRKTTER
- a CDS encoding efflux RND transporter periplasmic adaptor subunit encodes the protein MKKPLLTLGRAVLTLLVVTLATVLVWQMVVYYMFAPWTRDGHIRADVIQIAPDVSGLIQQVEVRDNQTVKRGDVLFTIDQDRFTLALRQAKATLGERQETLAQASREAQRNRKLGNLVAAEQLEESQSREARARSAVSEAQVAVDTAQLNLDRSVVRSPVDGYLNDRAPRNHEFVNAGRPVLSVVDSASYHVDGYFEETKLGGINVGDAVDIRVMGDNTRLRGHVQSLAAGIEDRDRSSGANLLPNVNPAFSWVRLAQRIPVRIAFDEVPQDFRMIAGRTATVSIIEGQRP
- a CDS encoding YcfL family protein, translated to MRRTCLALAAAALLAGCATPPPPAPGSAASKVVTMGQLDDIEIGQMRVARENGFLTVNVALNNSSRSNQTLFYRFAWLGDDGFPVGDEESWKALPLYGKQAKFLPAIAPTPQATDFRLEVHTR
- a CDS encoding RHS repeat-associated core domain-containing protein, yielding MATRLFYQGKKLHTLINDGISSSLLHTANIAHAEYRTTAQGVESLLMATNEPGSVLQARSSSDRVQVLSYTAYGDAPAHLSVMQTLMFNSEWREPITGGYFLGNGYRLLNTVLRRFNLPDNMSPFGAGGLNAYAYCSGDPINKTDPSGHMEKPVFKTPQLKPRAPILQSRSSHPSQTALSSLRHDVQPHWSPTSPEVFKRRVEYLTDIYTIARNLYPDDTYQAAPGSILDSARGRFFEMGVHLYRNGQEGAAAFALAYANNKAPLTPNELSRINYDNDTLAFGQLLMQKENYQEASPAELLSQLAIRLRSN
- a CDS encoding COG3014 family protein, which gives rise to MVSRALTLATLVAAVQLTGCSVFRSYDSELQETNQQLAAGNVDAALAVLESNNKGEQKDLLYYFEKGELLRSKGDLQGSQDAWRSADSVVLQWEDSVKLDTAKYLSQFGSYLVNDKVRRYEGYDYEKVMLTTQMALNLLAQNDFDGARSEIKKTHEREAVIAELRDKEYLKREEEAEKEGIKTEYKDLQGYPVASLDAPDVVNLKNSYQSAFSHYLSGFVYEALGEKGLAAPGYRKAAELRPNTPLLDQALLNLDKNSAKPGESDVLVVVQSGLAPARDSIRIPLPLPIENELVIVPLSFPIMRDDTSTAAVNEVRLGDKALALTSLNSTSAMSRRALRDDMPGIILRTSVRGITRGVAQKNLNKANPMAGLVVGLASAVVEGADTRTWRTLPDQTLVARLRLAPGEHQLSVPSALGGTQVKVKIDRPYQVVSLRVVGNQVFAGGPAVQVIAPQAPAQAVAALK